In Nicotiana tabacum cultivar K326 chromosome 11, ASM71507v2, whole genome shotgun sequence, a single window of DNA contains:
- the LOC142166001 gene encoding uncharacterized protein LOC142166001, which yields MQRYLDKLQVTLHRFKEWTLDHVPREQNSEADALANLGSSAEEDDIVLETVVQLSKPVVEEGHAEINSTSLTWDWRNKYIDYLKHGKLPEDPKESRALRAKAARFSLDENETLYRTFDGPLAVCLGLGDTDYVLREIREGTCRSYFGADSLVRKVIRAGYYWDNMEKDIMEFVRKCDKCQRFAPIIHQPGEQLHLVLSP from the coding sequence atgcagaggtacttggacaaacttCAAGTGACATTGCATCGCTTCAAGGAATGGACACTGGATCATGTACCTCGGGAGCagaatagcgaggccgatgcacttgcaaacttggggtcatcggcAGAAGAAGATGATATCGTCCTGGAGACTGTTGTCCAACTATCGAAGCCGGTGGTCGAAGAAGGCCATGCAGAGATTAATTCAACAAGTTTAAcgtgggattggaggaataagtacatcgACTACTTGAAGCATGGGAAGCTCCCCGAGGACCCAAAAGAGTCAAGAGCACTTCGAGCCAAAGCAGCTCGATTCTCACTCGATGAAAATGAAACGTTGTACAGAAccttcgatggaccattggcagtgtgCTTGGGACtcggggacaccgattatgtatTACGGGAAATCCGCGAGGGTACTTGTAGGAGCTATTTTGGTGCAGACTCTCTGGTTCGCAAGGTGATCAGAGCGGGGTATTATTGGGATAACATGGAAAAGGATATCATGGAGTTCGTTCGAaagtgtgataaatgccaaagattTGCACCAATAATCCATCAACCCGGTGAACAACTCCATTTAGTCCTATCCCCATGA